The genomic segment CCAAACATATGAAGTATGTATACTCTAGCATATCTATACAACAAAACattgaattcaaatcaaatatagacAAATCAATATGTTAATTTTACTATTAGGCTGCATTAACATACCTTCGTAGGATCTCGTCATCATAATcatcatgtaattttttaaaaaaaatttagatccATCTCATGTATAAAGCGTTCCCCTTGAACATTTCAGGAGGGGGTACTTATCCGAATGCATTCTCATATAGAGTGATCTTTTTCTGGATATCCATGACAGTAAGTGCTCGCTCATATATAGGCAAGCCAAACAGAATAACAATATTCTATAATGTAGGCATTTTCTCCTCTACATGAAGGTGGAATATGTGAGTCCTTCGTTTCCATCTCTTAATAAATATCATGAGCAAGtcataatttatctttatgtGCTTAATACATGTAATAAAAACTCATTTGTATAACGTATAAGATCACGAGATCTGTAAGCGACATCAACTTATAGAATCTATAGTACATCTTACTCAAATCCtgcataataaaagaaaattttcaatgtATTAACATGAATTGTaagataattaacaaaataattaatcactTTCGTTATATGAAAATGAACATACATTCtcattccatatggtttgtgaTCTATATAACTTCTATAACCGTGGAATAGAAGGATCAATCGGACAAGGATCCATATACTAGTAAACTCTACATGTAGATGAAAAAGACGCACCTCATGTACATGACACCCTAACTAAGTGTacctataaaatacaaaatataattcataattagaaaataaatattagaaacaattacattacaaacaaataataaataacaatataattaaGTATCTTGTCATATGCATTGTTTGTattcacaagtttttttattatgcctTGTCAAACCATATATGTCACATCTTTATTTGGAATGCCCCTCTTTTACGTCCATCTTATTATCAATCGAGATGACTTTTGTCAACCTCATCCGGTTTTCCATCTTGAAGGGTTTGGGCATCCTTGTGGACTAGTATATATTCACTTCACTCTAATTCATTAGGTAAAGGATGTAATGGAATGCCATGTATGTTATTATACATCTGAACATTATAATGTTAGTCAACATGCAGGGTAATATCAAGATGTTTTTCTGCACAACATGTAAGGACATGTGAACAACGTCGATGAGAACTCTATCATTTACCACATGTGTATATTTCATCTACCAACTTAACTATTCATTTAACTTATTTTGTTATACCTGGTTTATAAAGGGTGTAAACCTGAAAAGTGTCATCATCAATATTGAAAGGGTATGTTGGCATCGAATTCCAATGGAACAACAGGAGGCCATAATTTCCTATGTGCAAGGCAGTCATATGAATCTCCTTTTCGTGTAACAAAATAAGCATCATTTCTAAAAAATGCTAATTAGATTAAAGCGAAAACATGCAAAGCGCATGCACCTTTCAAACACGATTAAAATCTCTTTTCtcaaatatgtttaaaaaagaaaaaaaatcaccaccATCAAAATCTCATCGTCGAATTATGGAACCTGCCGACACTAAGAACAACGATTTTCTTCACCTAAAAGTAGCCCCAACAACtactttctttctcttcattaTTTTCAAACGAGtttcactctctctctttgACTTAGGGagtaaaaaatagagagaacaAAAGtttggaccaaaataaaaatttcgcTATTGCATGGTTAGTCATATATTTTCTCTGTGTTTTACATGTTAATCCTCtatctttaaattttgtatttttaccataattttgttagagaataatataaatcatatcctgggacctcacctaacagcttaagctattgggttgagatgattctttgaaatggtatcagagccttgatgaccaagcggtcacgagttcgaatctcaccatccccatttatttgataaaaattaagcacaagctAATATgggcatgtgcaagtttcaagcctaaaaggctttcacttgagggggtatgttagagaataatataaatcatatcctgagacctcacctaacagcttaaactattgggttgagatggttctttgaaaAATTTCAAACCTTTTATGTTCTAATTAGGCTATTTATAGAAGggtatgattgaaaaaaaaagtctaaaaaataaaattgattcacTCATCATATAAACAGTGAGACCCACCTTGTATCTTTCAGTTGTTTTGCTAATTACTCTACGAGTCAAACTTGTGGTTTGGTAGAAAGGTGAACCTGTAATGGTGGTATCGATCTAGGTAGGGCCAAAAATATAATCACTGCCGGATATACCTACACAATTTGTGGAAATGGTCTCCACCATAAAACGCGCCCTGATTTCTCCATAAAATATACTCCaattaatatatcaattttctttgtGCATATGAAACATCGATGGACCAGAAAGTGGAAGCGGTtgcaaaagagaagaaaatagaaatggGAGTCGTCAAAAGCACATGGAAATCGACCTAACTTCCACACTTAAAATACGAACCACAGTTCAATTGTCATTTTGTTTGTTGGTTGACTGAAAGTGCTCTTTTGAAATGCTTCTCTGGGTGTCTGTGCATGCTCTTGTACACctgatttttaaaactattttttaaaaaataattatttttattttttttacttcaaattaatttttttatgtatccatatcattttaatatattaatattaaaattaattttttaaaatatatatatttttaatttatttttaaataaaaaatattttaaaaaacaattgatatcACGCACTCACAAACATTCTCTTATCTGTTTCAAAGATGCCTATACATAACAGGTACATACTATTATGCATTGCCACCCCGGCAAGGGAATCATTTGCTTGTAGTATATGGTTATTGAAAAGGGCTTGATGGGAAGCAAGCTCGCGTAATTCAAGATGCGATTATATTTtactatcaataaaaaaatattgatggtaTAAGGTGGGGTTTTCCTCCACTAGGGCTTAACATTTGCCCGTGAAACGCAATGACAAACACTGTCACGGGTTGGCTATGACACGCAAGTTCTGCCAAACGGTATGGATATGCGTGGGGCAAATCATGTCCAAGGAAAGGATGTCCTTTTCCAAGTTCGTGTGATCGCCTCTTTGTGTGGCTCTCATGTGTATCGAGACACCACTCGTTTAATAGTTGACATCGTTTCCGGTGGCCCTTGCTCTATGATAGATGTGCAAGCTAGCTCTACTTGGATGGGGCACCATAAAAAGCTACAGGGAAAAAAAGTTGGGGCGAGGAGCTTGAAAAAAATTCCAGTCATAGACTAAGGTTCGAGCCATGTGCACCCATATGCACAAAACGCAGTTAGGTAAATTCAGCCATTTTTAGGCTCAAATCAACTTGGAAATGGCCGAGATGGGGGACTAAAGAGAGAGTGGAGAATTCCTCAAGTAGAAGGTATATAATGGTAGTGGATGTGCTTTCTATAGTGCACGCATGGTGTCATATCTTTTAGCATCCTAATTCTTCTATGAATAACCAGTCGGATTTCTTAAAATGTGCCGCAAGGGACAcgttaattctttttaaaaaatgttctGCAAAAACATTTGATGGATGCACCCTATCAAtcactttttcttttctttttaaatagataggtattcatttttttaagaaaaaaattatgaaactaaaaCTTTTGAGTTATCAAATATTTTGCATGCCACCAAAGTGAGAAATAAATGTCTTAATGGTGGCTCATTGCCCACCTCCGTCTTTTCCCTAATAAAGAAGAAATAGTCAATACTTACCACTAGCTAGGCTCCTGTTTTTTAGATTAAGACCGGATTACGTTCATGTTCAAGGGAGGACTTGCCTTCCTTCCCGTGGTTACATGTCCTTTTCAAGTTGAAGAAAATTGACAAATTTTCTTTCTTAGAAGTGTAGTTTTCTCTCATACGTACaggaagaaaatgaaactttgaaCTTTAAGCAACCTGACCAGGactataattgtaattttttatatttgatccaCCTTCTCGCACACAGAAAATAACTGTATAAGGACAGAGTCCACAAGTcacattgaatatatatatgtatagacGTAGCCCATCTGCTTCTGCAGTGATAAACCAAAGCACCTATTAGTTTTCAACACCAATGGAGTTGTGGACAAGTGCAAGAAGATCTAAGGTAAAACATTTTGAATGTCATGGAAATAATGAAGCTAAGCATCATCACATTTTAAAGCATGTTCTCAACTCTCAAGGCCTCGCCTTTCTTATGATTATGTTCTAAGATGCCATTTATATATTTCTTCGCTCTGCTTATAGTGAAagagggaggggggggggggggaaccaTTTTCATGCATGATTTTTCTGACCAGGCTTTcatgttcttgaatgaaatgaaCAGGTGATTGATGTCCGAGGACTACTTGGTGTTTTGGTACTTTTTTATACAGTTGGTGTCGAGAGCAGAAAATCTGTGAAGTGGGATTATTTTGAGTATGCAGCTTTAAGTTGCAGGGCTCATAGTGCTTCAGTATCAGATTTTGGAGGTGTTGGAGATGGAACAACTGCAAACACAAAGGCTTTTCAAGCTGCAATTGATCATTTGAGCCAGTTCTCAACAGAAGGTGGATCCATACTCTATGTTCCTCCAGGAAGATGGTTGACTGGAAGTTTCAATCTTACTAGTTATTTCACTCTTTATCTTGACAAAGATGCTGTCCTTCTTGCTTCTCAGGTTAGAATCTATCAAGGTTTTCAATGACTTTTCTTTATGTAAATTGTACTTGCTggtttcttctttcctttcttccaTTTACTTAATTTCCTCTTActgattaaatcaaaataagccTATATAAGTTTGTTTAAAGAACACGAAGTTGCTGTCCTGTTTCCTTCCATGGCCCATAAgacatcttttttcttctctcttgttttgaaaattgttttaattactaATTCGTTCTCCATCACGATGttattttcataagaaaaaaaaggtgggtCTGCACAACATTCTATGTTCTTGAGTTTCAACACAACAACAATTTGGTTGAAATTAGTTCACCTTGATAAATGGGACCAACTTCCTGGCAACCACCAGTAGAAACTTATTGTAGGCCTAAATTGAAAAGTGCCTAATCGAAACCGCTTCACAAGCTTAACAGTTCAACTGCTAGTCCATATGATTTGGATCCACGACATGTGTTTAAGTGagcaaataataaaacttgatcGTTGGAGAGGTGGGACATAAATCAAACTCTGAGAGTGGAGACAAACTACTTTTATCCTATTTCCAGTTTTAAAGTGAGCTTGCAAAGCTCTTTTGATGTCAAAGCTAGTGCTTGCATGTTTATGCAATAATGATAAGTTGATTTTAATACAGTAATGATGaattatgtttttcatatttccTGGATTTTGAACATTTTATCAGGATGAAAGTGAATATCCACTGATAGAGCCCCTACCATCCTATGGTAGAGGAAGAGATGCAGATGGTGCAAGGTATAGCAGTCTCATTTTTGGAAACAACCTCACAGATGTTATAATAACAGGTATAATAttagtaatttctttttttaaaaaaaaaaaaacctttacttTTTTTACTATGAACACATTCGACTTTCAGGAGCCAACGGCACTATTGATGGTCAGGGTGAACTCTGGTGGACAAAATTTCGTGCCGGAGAGCTTAAATACACCAGGCCTTACCTGATAGAAATCATGTTCTCTACTAACATTCAGATATCCAATCTTACATTGATCAATTCCCCATCATGGAATGTTCATCCTGTTTATTGCAGGTATTCCTTCTTGTCCCTAATTGTTGCATCTATTGCTCTTTGCTTCTTTAGTGTTGATGAATGTCCTTAAATATTCTGTTGGATGAACGTGCgttgataaattaaaatggaATGCAGCAATGTTGTAGTTCAAGGCTTGACAATTCTTGCACCAGTGAGGTCTCCAAATACTGATGGGATCAATCCAGGTAATCATgtagaaattgaattttcttctataGGCCAAAAACAGTTTTTTCATTCTTGCACTGTTTTACGAAGCAGAAAAAATTGTCAGGAATGACGTATTCTGAAAAGTTTTGAACATGTATCTGATGTTGAACTATTCGTTCTGTAACTCTTCAGATTCTTGCACAAATACCAGAATTGAGGACTGTTACATTGTCTCCGGAGATGATTGTGTGGCTGTTAAGAGTGGTTGGGATGAGTATGGTATTTCTTTCGGGATGCCTACAAAGCAGCTTGTGATCAGAAGGCTGACATGCATTTCACCCACCAGTGCAGTGATTGCACTGGGGAGTGAGATGTCTGGGGGGATTGAGGATGTCAGGGCAGAAGACATCACAGCTATTGATTCAGAATCAGGTGTTAGGATCAAAACTGCAGTAGGAAGAGGAGGTTACGTAAAAGACATATATGTAAGAGGGATGACATTGAAAACAATGAAATGGGTATTTTGGATGACAGGAAATTATGGTTCTCACCCTGACAACAACTATGACCCCAATGCAATTCCTGTGATTCAGAATATTAATTACCGAGACGTGGTTGCTGAAAATGTGACAATGGCAGCTAAATTAGAGGGCATTGCTGGTGATCCCTTTACTGGAATCTGCATATCTAATGTGACCATTGGACTCGCACAAAATTCAAAGAAACTTCAGTGGAACTGCACTGATGTTGCAGGGATTACAAGTGAAGTGAATCCAAAACCTTGTGCTCTGTTACCAGACCAGGGACCAGGTAAGATTGGAGGATGCAATTTTCCAGAAGATAGCCTGCCAGTTGAGAATATGGAGGTTCAGACGTGCTCCTTCTTTAGGAAGCATCATTGGTGACATGAAAAGTATCTGCACCTTGGAACATGTATTCTGTTTGTTCTAACGGTAATATAGCGTGACttatatatcaatcaaaaaTCTGGGTTTTGAGACGATTTAATGAAGGATCCATGGAAACTGTCAGGCTACACAAGTAAATCTACCTTGTGGTAAAAGGAACAAAAACAGTACTGATAGGAGATTCCATGGAATAGGTATAATAATAGCATAAAAATAGCGGCCCTCtatgaatttattttcctttagcAGGTCTGTAGAAATCATACACTAGAAAAGAACAGAGTACCAATCCTAAGAGAAgttcaaatatctaaaaaaacttCCAAGTATTTGACTCCAGCTTGCTCTGCAGCAAGTTTTCAACACCCAAGTTCACCAAGAAACCCGCAAACATCAGCATGTGCCATGGTTTACAAAACACAGCAAAATTAGAATGCAAAACAAGCACTTCTTATtagtttctcaattttatttgagACTTGTTGAGgagaaaaaatagatattagaTCATCATGATCAATACAGCatatatgatattttctttGCTCTTAGATCAAATTCCCAAATTCTGGTACTCGCGACTTTTTACATTGCAATTCACTTCAGGCGTTAAAATTGCATACAAGCAACCAATTTTGTCAGAGGCTATGCTCTACTTCTTGATCATTAAATGACTTCAGCTTATAGGTTCTACGAATGTCGTGTCCATATTCTCCAGGAAATGATGATGGATGACATTCTGACGAAGAAGCTATTCCATTTCCCAACATCTTTCTGCAGCATATTCCTTTTCTCCTAACAGGATGGATCTGGATTGAACTTCATCGATTCCCTCCAGATGAGCTCTTTTATGTGCTCTTCGGTACACGATGGTtgctcaaaatcaaaatgaaaaggcCTGGGGCAGACAGGCTCATCATTGATATCATGGAGAGATGACAAATATTGGTGACAAAGGGCCTCATCAACTGCAAACCATGGACAAACATAACTATCTTAGAGtgcaagtaaaaaacaaaaagtactTGAGCTACAACCCactgataaaaaaatgttaaaagtaaaatttgaaCTCTTTCTTCATACCA from the Populus nigra chromosome 1, ddPopNigr1.1, whole genome shotgun sequence genome contains:
- the LOC133678011 gene encoding probable polygalacturonase; its protein translation is MELWTSARRSKVIDVRGLLGVLVLFYTVGVESRKSVKWDYFEYAALSCRAHSASVSDFGGVGDGTTANTKAFQAAIDHLSQFSTEGGSILYVPPGRWLTGSFNLTSYFTLYLDKDAVLLASQDESEYPLIEPLPSYGRGRDADGARYSSLIFGNNLTDVIITGANGTIDGQGELWWTKFRAGELKYTRPYLIEIMFSTNIQISNLTLINSPSWNVHPVYCSNVVVQGLTILAPVRSPNTDGINPDSCTNTRIEDCYIVSGDDCVAVKSGWDEYGISFGMPTKQLVIRRLTCISPTSAVIALGSEMSGGIEDVRAEDITAIDSESGVRIKTAVGRGGYVKDIYVRGMTLKTMKWVFWMTGNYGSHPDNNYDPNAIPVIQNINYRDVVAENVTMAAKLEGIAGDPFTGICISNVTIGLAQNSKKLQWNCTDVAGITSEVNPKPCALLPDQGPGKIGGCNFPEDSLPVENMEVQTCSFFRKHHW